In Wolinella succinogenes DSM 1740, a single genomic region encodes these proteins:
- a CDS encoding helix-turn-helix domain-containing protein encodes MFEGDFSTKELSCFYATIGLNVKKIRTKKKKSQLELALGHSSASFIAKAEIGIEGKHFNLEHLYKISKILEVDIRDFLTSPLEEDLIPSSPILC; translated from the coding sequence ATGTTTGAAGGCGATTTCTCAACCAAAGAGCTCTCCTGTTTTTACGCTACTATCGGACTCAATGTCAAAAAAATCCGCACAAAGAAGAAGAAAAGCCAGCTCGAACTCGCCCTTGGCCACTCAAGCGCCTCTTTCATCGCCAAAGCCGAAATTGGAATTGAGGGAAAACACTTCAATTTAGAGCATCTCTACAAAATATCCAAAATTCTTGAAGTCGATATTCGAGATTTTCTCACCTCTCCTTTAGAGGAAGATTTAATCCCCTCTTCACCCATTCTCTGCTAG
- the selA gene encoding L-seryl-tRNA(Sec) selenium transferase, with product MSHPLRSLPKIDKILQESRFADHSKELLTTLARDYLEEIRAQFLQDATPIPPSESILQEVERRYEASLAPSLVPLVNATGIIVHTNLGRSVFAPELIEEIKPLLTSYNNLEYDLKAGRRGERYSHLHGILKAILGCEEVLVVNNNAAAVFLILHTFAQNQEAIISRGELIEIGGSFRIPEVMKNAGAILKEVGTTNKTHRRDYEEAITPQSALLMKVHKSNYDIVGFTQEVDLQELIELSQKHNLIDYYDLGSGFLESVPFTNEPTLKKIASLSPSLVSFSGDKLLGGAQAGIIFGKKSLIDRLKKNQLLRMLRVDKFTLAALEATLRAHLLHDYEKIPTLKMAHLSLEELEERAKKLKSRVHGYESQILQTQGYAGGGALPNQSFFSIALALCHPQKSPMELEQSLRARGVIARIEQERVLLDMRTIFTSQLESLAQILNEVF from the coding sequence ATGTCTCACCCCCTTCGATCCCTTCCAAAAATTGACAAGATTCTCCAAGAATCAAGATTTGCCGACCACTCTAAAGAGCTTCTAACCACTCTTGCTAGAGACTATCTTGAAGAGATTCGGGCCCAATTCTTGCAAGATGCCACCCCCATTCCTCCAAGCGAATCGATTCTCCAAGAGGTTGAGCGGCGCTATGAGGCCTCTCTTGCCCCCTCTTTGGTGCCTCTTGTTAATGCCACAGGGATCATCGTCCATACCAATCTAGGAAGAAGCGTCTTTGCTCCTGAGCTCATTGAGGAGATCAAGCCCCTGCTCACCTCCTACAACAACCTAGAGTATGACCTTAAAGCGGGGCGACGAGGTGAGCGCTACAGCCACTTGCATGGAATCCTAAAGGCGATCTTGGGGTGCGAGGAGGTGCTCGTGGTCAACAATAACGCCGCGGCGGTCTTTTTGATTCTTCACACCTTCGCCCAAAACCAAGAGGCAATCATCTCTAGAGGGGAGCTCATCGAGATTGGCGGGAGCTTTCGAATCCCTGAGGTGATGAAAAATGCGGGCGCGATTCTCAAAGAGGTCGGCACCACCAACAAAACCCATCGACGCGACTATGAGGAGGCGATCACACCTCAGAGCGCCCTTTTGATGAAAGTGCACAAATCCAACTACGACATCGTGGGTTTCACGCAAGAGGTGGATCTCCAAGAGCTCATCGAGCTCTCTCAAAAGCACAATCTCATCGACTATTACGACCTAGGGAGCGGCTTTTTAGAGAGCGTCCCCTTTACCAACGAGCCCACCCTCAAAAAAATCGCCAGCCTCTCGCCAAGCCTCGTGAGCTTCAGCGGAGACAAACTTTTAGGAGGGGCTCAAGCAGGAATCATCTTTGGGAAAAAGAGTCTCATTGATCGCCTCAAAAAAAATCAGCTCTTAAGAATGTTGCGAGTGGACAAATTCACCCTTGCCGCGCTTGAGGCAACGCTTAGGGCCCATCTGCTCCATGATTATGAGAAGATTCCCACACTAAAGATGGCACACCTAAGCCTAGAGGAGCTGGAAGAGCGAGCGAAAAAATTAAAATCCCGCGTGCATGGCTATGAGAGCCAAATCCTCCAAACCCAAGGCTACGCAGGCGGAGGAGCACTCCCTAACCAGAGCTTCTTCTCCATCGCCCTTGCGCTTTGCCATCCCCAAAAAAGCCCCATGGAGCTAGAGCAATCCCTGCGCGCTAGGGGGGTGATCGCAAGAATCGAGCAAGAGCGGGTGTTGCTTGATATGCGAACGATTTTCACATCACAGCTAGAATCGCTCGCTCAAATTTTAAATGAGGTTTTTTAG
- a CDS encoding GGDEF domain-containing protein, translating into MTKELIVKLQLSLLAFFMLIGFLFIGYSGNQNFQKMKHHLDRLYFGSHVKIVKLQALDSLYGSDLLVLVFRSKGGVIDPEEAVREIHRLKSNIQEKWGDYKGSYKSPEELDLLLSADRQIGDSLQRIDLIAEVLASKELARIKTLSYERILETIEKTRSLLGALIERENKNAYQTKESVNRDYEETLRVIWITLGGVFLLGSALAFFIGQSITLSHRLLHKQGQELKKANDALKELAIKDGLTGVYNRRFFDLIFERELGRASRERRAFTFIMIDIDHFKLYNDTYGHGEGDQVLKRVAKALDNTLERSSDYFFRLGGEEFCAFVMGLNEEQSLALCKKMLQAVERLKIPHKKNSASPYVTISMGAICLVPTPQSEAKKIIEKADGALYNAKGWGRNQAAILSHHEG; encoded by the coding sequence ATGACCAAAGAGCTGATCGTCAAACTCCAACTATCTCTTCTCGCCTTTTTTATGCTGATAGGATTCCTCTTTATCGGCTATAGCGGGAATCAAAACTTCCAAAAAATGAAACACCACCTTGATCGGCTCTATTTTGGAAGCCATGTCAAAATCGTCAAACTCCAAGCTCTGGATTCCCTCTATGGTTCCGATCTCTTGGTGCTTGTCTTTCGCTCCAAAGGAGGCGTGATCGATCCTGAGGAGGCGGTGCGCGAGATTCACCGCCTCAAAAGCAATATCCAAGAGAAATGGGGCGACTACAAGGGAAGCTACAAAAGCCCTGAAGAGCTGGATCTGCTCCTCTCTGCCGATCGGCAAATTGGTGATTCTCTCCAAAGAATCGACCTTATCGCCGAAGTCCTCGCCTCCAAAGAGCTCGCACGAATAAAGACTCTCTCTTATGAGAGAATCCTAGAGACCATTGAGAAGACTCGCTCACTCCTTGGGGCGCTGATTGAGCGCGAAAACAAAAACGCCTACCAGACCAAAGAGAGCGTCAATCGCGACTATGAAGAGACGTTACGCGTCATCTGGATCACTCTTGGGGGAGTTTTTTTGTTAGGGAGTGCGCTTGCCTTTTTCATCGGTCAAAGCATCACGCTAAGCCATCGCCTCCTCCACAAACAAGGACAGGAGCTCAAAAAAGCCAATGACGCCCTCAAAGAGCTAGCGATCAAAGATGGACTCACTGGGGTCTATAATCGCCGATTCTTTGATCTCATTTTTGAGCGAGAGTTAGGGAGGGCATCAAGAGAGAGGCGCGCTTTCACCTTTATAATGATTGATATTGACCACTTCAAGCTCTACAATGACACCTATGGGCATGGCGAAGGGGATCAGGTCTTAAAGCGAGTCGCCAAGGCGCTTGATAACACTTTAGAGCGCTCTAGCGACTACTTTTTTAGACTAGGGGGAGAGGAATTTTGCGCCTTTGTGATGGGTCTCAACGAAGAACAATCCCTAGCGCTTTGCAAAAAGATGCTCCAAGCGGTGGAGCGACTCAAAATCCCGCACAAAAAGAACTCTGCCTCTCCCTATGTAACCATCTCCATGGGGGCGATTTGTCTTGTTCCAACCCCGCAAAGCGAAGCTAAAAAAATCATCGAAAAGGCGGATGGAGCACTCTATAATGCCAAAGGATGGGGGAGGAATCAGGCGGCTATTTTAAGTCATCACGAGGGGTGA